The genomic region CGTTTAATTGTCAAGCAGctctataaaataaataaatcctcCTTCAAAATGGCTCCAGATAACCAACCGAGCCAGCCATGGGATCGCGGGAGCATGCACTATGGAatgtattttcatattttggaaGGGCACCAAACataccccaccccaccccacccctccacccccccccccccccccccccccctcccctcctcctcctcctcctctctccccTCTTGTGTTTGGGTTGAATCAGTCTCTTTCATACTCTAGTTCCATCATatcaacaaacaataacaaaaccAACAAAGATTTTGAACTCTACCGCATCCTGCAACTATAATGTTATTAAAACAATAAGACACGAGAATCACTAATGAGATTAACGGAACTCATCATGGTAATAGTCCTCTTCCTCATCGTCATTGAAAATAGCGCTATAAAATACATATGGATTCTCTATCATCTCTCCCAGCGTTAGTCGCCCGTCTTTATCTGTATCAGCCTGCAGTTCACAAATTTGTCGATTAAGGGCAGCACAAGATATTTACTATCAAACTTCATTTGATGTCTTCAGTGACAGAAGAATGGCAAGCTTGCAAATTAATGCCTACTTGCTAATTGGCTGATAATTCCACCCTCTTATAAGGTAAATTTCTACGAGCATGATGGCAATACGTGACTAGAGAATCCGAATACCAACATATAGAGATCATGCCCAGTCTATAATCTACAAGCAATTTTAAAAGTTGTTCTCCAAATTGCCTCTTCTAGTGCAAGATAAATCAACAGACTTTGACACTTGAAGATGCTCTGATAGAATAAAGAAAGTGATCATCTCTTAACACTGTTATGCATAAATTCACAAACcttaatttattgttttgaaatTATTAACTCATCTTATTAGGCAAGGAAAGGAATAGGAAGCCCTTGCTACACAGTGAGAGGAGACTAGGTTCCACAAAAAGAGGGCAACTAGAAAAGAAAATACTTTTCATTGTAAAAATGAATACCTGTGATATAATGTAATCTGCTTGTTGTTTTGCATAGTAATGTTCTGATGGATGTATCTTTCCAATAATAGGGAGTATTTCCTCATCTGACAAATACCTGTGGATATGCAAGATGGAAACAAGTAAAATCATCATGAAAAGGGAAACCCTCTGATAATTACACACAAATAAAAGCAGCTTAAAAGTACCCGTCGCCATCTTTGTCAAGCTGAGCAAACAAATTTCTGGCTGGGGACTCCATCAAATCATCAGACTGATGTGTGGAATTGTGATTTTGTTCATCATAGTTCCTCACCAAATCAAAGAGGCCGTGGAAGAATTCTTTGAAGTTAATCTTTTCATCTTTGTCAGTGTCCCTTTCCCTAAGGAGGCAAAGGAGCATTCAGACAATTAGAGAAGCTAAGCAACCATGTTAGAATGACATCACGCAATGACAAATAAGATGATGTGCAAGGGAAAATGATAAAatactataaaataaaaaataaaaataaaaaagctggTAAAAAGGAACCATCCATCTCAACTAGTCAGTCCCTGGTTCCTAACTTCCTACATCAGTAgatgtttctttttctctttttggttCTGATATCAGATGATTTTAGTCCAGGAGaaacccaaaattataaaaatagaaGTAAGAGAAACTTCAGTCTGTTGCTTGCAAACTTCCTTGTCATGGTGCCTACCTCTGACCTACAAACTGATATCCTAGAAATAGATATTGCTCATATGGATATGGACAACCAGAATTTCAGAGATGGGAAATCAATACTACCTTACTTCCTCCTTGCACAACCACTTAAGTAGCTTCGGGTTTTTGCTATCAGCTGGGTGTAGAAAGCTAGAAAAGGACGAAGAGAAAAAGCACCAACATCAAGTTAAAGGAGGTATTCGAAAGGATATTATGTACAAGGAAGTTGAGAGACAGGTAGAAGCTCACTCATTGAACTCAGTTATATTAAGAAGACCATCTCCATTCGCATCGGATGCATTAAAATGTTCCTCTTTCCACCAACCCATATCATAGCCAAAGGAGATGTTATCTGGCGCATAGAACATGAATTGAATCAGTGACAAGGAGAATATGAAAACATACAAATATCTAGTTGAAGATGACCTACTCCTAGATAACAATTGACCACCCTGTTTCACCAGATACAACTTTCCTTCTTCCCACCCATATTACCGCCGTTGGAGCATTAGTACTAGGAACTGAACAACATTCCAACACATTACAGAATGGCACACTAGTTTTACATAAATTCAAGCTGTTTCTaccgaaaaccaaaaaccacaaATTCCATATAGCATAGACATGGACTGAATTTCGCTTTTCAGCAGTTAATAAAGCCAATGTAACAGAACAAGATATGAGAAATAACCAAACATATGCAACAACTTGCAAAGACAAAACCTGCATTCTGAACCCAACTGGGGGGCTGATACTCGGCAAAGGAAACAAAGCCGTCACGATTCTTGTCGTGAAGCTCCATATCCCTCTGAGTTCGATGCAAGACTTCCCTCTGAGCCTGGTTCAAGTTCCACTGAGTCAACTCGTCCTCGGTGATGAATCCATCAGCCGGGTCGACATCAACCTTTGGAAACAACAAGAGCAACCTGTTGGTGACGTTGAACCTGTCCTCATTGTTCAAGTAATCCTCAGCGTCCATGAAGTCTTCCCACTCAGGCTGAGACTCGGCGGCGGGTGCGGAGTCGTGGGAGGCGTTGAAGGCATGATCGAAGTGCTGCTGCTCCCATTTACGGTCCTCGCGGCGGCGCTCAATGTCAGCGACGAGGGGGTCAAAGGGGATCGGGTTATGGTGGTGGAGGGGGGGAGCAAAAGTGAAGTTGGAGCGGAGCTTGAggcggcggtggcggtggtTGCTCGGTTTCTTTGGGGAGTGGGAGATGAGCAAGAGGACAAGGACTGCAATTGCTATGTATATGATTACTGAGACGGACGCCCTCACCATTGGAACTCTGACGGTGAAATTGGAACGAATCGCTCACTGTGAGTGCACCACTAGTATTTGGAAATTTGACTGACTAGTATATCATATGGACTAGACCGGGAGGAGAATCAGGAAAGAAGACAAGAATCGGAGAAGAGGAGGATAAGACTGATTcaatataattatttaatcaaatgaatgaatgaacTTGAATGAACTTGCGGATCTGCTCTGCCTCCGCCCGTCTGCCGCCACCCAACCCAGCCTACCATCCCTCCCGCACctagttttaattattattttattttattttatcgaCATTAATAAGTTAGAGGTTAAATTAACAATCGATCGAGTTTAAACCAAAATCGTCACGCAACATCTTTCCATTACTTTGTAAAAAGATCACTtgcaattttaattattaataaaagaattttaacgaaaaattcgcagtattattcactttaacaaaactCACGTAACCAAGCCTATGAGTATTTCCTGGTGTTCCTGGTCGATgaagcccaaagcccaaaccaGACAGATCCAATTCCAACCCAGCGGAATTCCGACTGGGGACCTGggatcattattattattttttattttctttaaacaaaaagaaaagaaactaaaaaaataagtttaaGACAAGAAAGGAGGAGGAGAGGAAGTGACGGAGGCTTGGAATGAGAGTGTGAGGATCTAACGGAAACGGGAGTCTAATCGACGCCGTTTGGTTGCAgcgaaagaagaagagagaagagcgAAGGGAAGGAGGGATGCTGAAATTCTTGAAGGGAGTGGTGGGCGGATCGGGTACTGGACCCAAAGATCTGCCCTACAATATCGGCGATCCTTACCCCTCTGCTTGGGGCTCTTGGACTCACTTCCGAGGCACCTCCAAGGTCTGCTTCTCTcactcccctctctctctctctctctatgtgtgtgtgtatatatacaaacaaaattTCATGATTCCGACGGTGGATGTGGACGAGTCATGACTGGATCTGAGGGAGGGTGATTGTTTATTTGGGACGAAGAAATTCGaatgaaatctttttttttcttccaattgtttGTTGTAAACTGTCCAGGACGATGGGTCTCCGGTGTCCATATTCTCTATATCTGGAAGTAATGCTCAGGATGGCCATTTGGCCGCTGCTCGCAATGGCGTCAAGCGTCTCCGCACTGTGAGTTTCTCTTTCGTTTTGCTCTTCACAATTTCATATGCAAAATTGCAAATGCAGCAGCAATTGTTCATTTCATTTTGCTGATTTGCTTGTCTACTTTCAGGTCAGACACCCAAACATCTTATCATTTCTTCACAGTACTGAGGCTGAAACTGTGGATGCTTCTTCTGCCACCAAGCAAATTATCTATATCGTTACCGAGCCTGTTATGCCCCTCTCTGATAAGATCAAGGAGCTCAATTTACAAGGTATCCAAAGGTATTTCCAAACATAATCTATCCGCTCTTTTTCCCATCTTCTTGTTCAATTTGTTTCACTACgaaaatctttttatttctttacatTATTGCACTTGCAAATCATATAAAATGGATGCTGAAATTGTCGCTAgaattcacttcatcattttttttccttgatgTTAGGGATGAGTATTTCGCATGCGGACTGAACCAGATAGCGAAGGCTGTCAGTTTCTTGAATAATGATTGTAAACTTGTAAGTTTTTGTAATTGGTATTACTAGTATTTTGAATGTGGAGTGCACCATATAGCTAATTCTCATATATGATTTTCAGTTGTAGTAATACTGTTTGACTAGCTTTTGGACAATACAGGTTCATGCCAACGTTTGCTTGGCCAGTGTTGTTGTAACTCAAACTTTGGACTGGAAGCTACATGCTTTTGATGTACTATCTGAGTTTGATGGCGGCAATGAGGCTTCTGCCGGACAAATGCTGGTATGCATGTCTTCCCTTGTGATTCATCATTGTAGAGCCTGATTACTTCAACTTATTTCCTTGTTAAATTTTATTGAATTCTCCCCGCTTTTGTTTCTTTAACTATTGTTTTAAAGTTTACCTGCTTCACCGATATGGGAGGGCTTACATTTTTAAACTTTGGTTatatctttttttcttgtttgaatAGCTATGGATGAAATGGTGTTTGTTTCCACTAAGATAATTTCTTGTGGATATTTGTGCTAAAAAATTCTTAGGAATAGTAAGAAGTTCGATATGTTTCTCATTAGTTCTTATCTTCCGTCAGCAATTCGCCTGGCTTGTTGGACCACAATACAAACCCATGGAGTTACTGAAGTCTGATTGGGCTGCAATCAGAAAGTCTCCACCATGGGCTATTGATTCTTGGGGCTTGGGTAAGTCTGCTGCTATCTGTTTCTCAGAACATGATTATTGGTTTGTTAGTTCCACTTGACCTCTTAATGTTGAACTTAATTGATTCTTTCGTGGGGATGTAGAAATGAATTTTAGCCCCTCATAGAAGGTTCATCCTTGTTTTTCTTCATTGTCCCATTGTTTGATGATAAGGTATGGATTGTACTGGAAAGCAAGGCCGAGTTCGGTCCTGTGAATTTTTGTTTATGGATGTATTTTGTGCTTTTGGTGGAGAGAAAAAGTCTAGTGTGGGTTTTTAATGTGTTGCCGAAGGACAATATTTTGGGTTGTTTAGTTGGAAACGATTGGGTTTTTTTGGCAGAAGGTGGAAGGAAGTGGATTGTTGGGAATTTtgtctctttttattttctttggtaTATATTGAATTTTGACATATTCCATCTTATTATCTTAACTTGGATTGGAAGGCTGATACATGTTTAGTCAATTAGAGTTTGAAggctttttgttttctaatttgCTGATGTTGTACTGCTAATGTTTTCGTGTATTGGCTTTGATTATATTTTCAGTGAATGCTGGTTGATTTATCTTAATATAGTTAATATATTTATAGTAAAATATGTTGAATCATGTGATGTTTGGTTGCTGAACTGCCAGTGGAATACACTAATCTTGAAAATCTAAATTCTTTAATTGAACTGATAGGCTGCCTTATATACGAGCTCTTCTCCGGTCTGAAATTAAGCAAAACAGAGGAACTACGCAACACGGCTTCTATTCCAAGGGTTCGTAGTCTTCTACTGTCAGCATGAGTCAACGATGACCTTATTCTTTTTAGTGATCAACTTAATTTTAACCCCTAAGGTTTGGTagtggttttcaaattttttttcttttcagaagaacaataaaattttattaaagcATAACATGAATTATAAAAaagtggataagaaatccaccatCTAGCAAAACTAGCTAAGACCTCTCAAGTAGATCTATTTACAAGTAACTAACTGATGCCCAGAAGGCTGCCCATGAGGTTTGAATTTGGCAATTTGCACCCTGAAGTTATAAAATGACGTCAATTTTAAACTTCCGTCAGGAAAACTGTTTGTTTTCCGTTCAATTGGTGATGTGGCACTTTTGGGACCCATTTTTATGCAGACCTGGGGAATAAATATAGTAAACGATTATTTTGAAAGCACAAAAAGGGGTACGCAGTTCCCACATCATCAATTTAATATCATTTGTAAATAAATTACTAAAACGGAAATGTCATGGCCCATTTTGAAAACAACCCCAAACCATAGGGGTAAAATGTGGTTGATCCTTTCAATCTCTCATGAACCACCACCATGTTAACTAAAGATTTTGCAAGTGCCTGACATCTGTTTGTTTCCATGGGCTTAATCTTTTTGAAGattcattttcatttgcatCTCTCTATTTTCTTGTCTCACAGTCTCTGCTTCCAGATTATCAGCGGCTCTTGAGTTCCACGCCTTCTCGTAGGTTGAATACATCGAAGCTTGTAGAAAATAGTGGTGATCTTTCTTTCTCAACTCaagttaatttcttttaatgtttttgggaatttataGTCTTGACTCTTGAGAATGTCAGCCTCCTTCATGGTCTGAGGACTGATTGGCATTTATGAAAATATGATCTTTGCTCCTTCTATTGTTTATACCTTGGTGGTTTAACAATCTTATGTCTCATAGTGTTTTTGTTCACGTATATTTCACTAACTGTTGCAACAAATGTATTGGCAGAATATTTTCAAAATAAGCTAGTGGATACAATACATTTCATGGAAATTCTAAATCTGAAAGATAGTGTTGAGAAGGATACCTTCTTCCGCAAGCTTCCAAATTTAGCGGAGCAGCTACCTCGCCAGATTGTGCTGAAAAAGGTGTGTTTTCCGAATTATTATATGATTTTCGACTTCGAAATATATAACAAACCTTTTTGTTATCAAATTATAATCCTACCTTCTGGTTTCTACAGTTGCTTCCTTTATTGGCTTCTGCCCTTGAATTTGGTTCAGCTGCTGCACCTGCTTTGACGGCTTTGTTGAAAATGGGTTCCTGGCTTTCAACCGAAGAATTCAGTGTGAAGGTTACTGTTTCAGTATTCTGCGTTGACCTATATGTCATGAATGTTGTTTACTTAAATTTCTCTTGAATGTGGAAGCTTCATTTATCCTTTGttagttgtttttatttttacagttGTAATCATCTGACTTGGGTTTATGTCTTGCCTATACATTTAGGTGCTGCCAACAATTGTGAAGCTGTTTGCTTCCAATGACCGAGCTATTCGAGTTGGACTTTTGCAACATATTGATCAGTTTGGAGAATCATTATCAGCACAAATTGTTGATGAG from Pyrus communis chromosome 4, drPyrComm1.1, whole genome shotgun sequence harbors:
- the LOC137731572 gene encoding uncharacterized protein, translating into MVRASVSVIIYIAIAVLVLLLISHSPKKPSNHRHRRLKLRSNFTFAPPLHHHNPIPFDPLVADIERRREDRKWEQQHFDHAFNASHDSAPAAESQPEWEDFMDAEDYLNNEDRFNVTNRLLLLFPKVDVDPADGFITEDELTQWNLNQAQREVLHRTQRDMELHDKNRDGFVSFAEYQPPSWVQNADNISFGYDMGWWKEEHFNASDANGDGLLNITEFNDFLHPADSKNPKLLKWLCKEEVRERDTDKDEKINFKEFFHGLFDLVRNYDEQNHNSTHQSDDLMESPARNLFAQLDKDGDGYLSDEEILPIIGKIHPSEHYYAKQQADYIISQADTDKDGRLTLGEMIENPYVFYSAIFNDDEEEDYYHDEFR
- the LOC137732227 gene encoding uncharacterized protein, coding for MLKFLKGVVGGSGTGPKDLPYNIGDPYPSAWGSWTHFRGTSKDDGSPVSIFSISGSNAQDGHLAAARNGVKRLRTVRHPNILSFLHSTEAETVDASSATKQIIYIVTEPVMPLSDKIKELNLQGIQRDEYFACGLNQIAKAVSFLNNDCKLVHANVCLASVVVTQTLDWKLHAFDVLSEFDGGNEASAGQMLQFAWLVGPQYKPMELLKSDWAAIRKSPPWAIDSWGLGCLIYELFSGLKLSKTEELRNTASIPRSLLPDYQRLLSSTPSRRLNTSKLVENSEYFQNKLVDTIHFMEILNLKDSVEKDTFFRKLPNLAEQLPRQIVLKKLLPLLASALEFGSAAAPALTALLKMGSWLSTEEFSVKVLPTIVKLFASNDRAIRVGLLQHIDQFGESLSAQIVDEQVYPHVATGFTDTSAFLRELTLKSMLVLAPKLSQRTISGSLLKYLSKLQVDEEPAIRTNTTILLGNIASHLNDGTRKRVLINAFTARALRDTFSPARGAGIMALCATSSYYDITEIATRILPNVVILTIDPDNDVRSRAFQAVDQFLQIVKQSYEKTDSGDTAGVGISSLPGNASLLGWAMSSLTLKGKPSEQAPLAPVNTSASLTKTTSNASSVVDTPSTAPAHISSTTDFANQRIPDSPTSTDGWGELENGTHEENESDKDGWDDVEPLEEPKPSPVLASIQAAQKRPVSQAALQPKQATSLRSKNTAKAIKNEDDDSWGSIAAPAPRTVSKPLKVKASAAVDDDDPWAAIAAPPPSTKAKPLSVAKGRGAKPAAPKLGAQRINRTPSSGL